A portion of the Segatella copri DSM 18205 genome contains these proteins:
- the recR gene encoding recombination mediator RecR, giving the protein MQQQFSSTLLEKAVAEFSKLPGIGRKTALRLVLFMLKRKSEDVELFADTISRMRREVKYCRVCHNISDTDVCPICSDSRRDASTICVVENVQDVLAIENTQQFHGLYHVLGGIISPMDGIGPSDIEIESLVQRVAEGGVKEVIFALSSTMEGDTTNFYISRKLADYPVKLSVIARGISVGDELEYTDEVTLGRSILNRTPFGQ; this is encoded by the coding sequence ATGCAACAACAGTTTTCTTCGACTTTGTTGGAAAAGGCAGTGGCGGAGTTTTCTAAATTGCCAGGTATAGGGCGCAAAACAGCTTTGCGCCTTGTACTTTTTATGCTCAAGCGTAAGAGTGAGGATGTGGAACTCTTTGCTGATACCATTTCCAGGATGCGGCGTGAAGTGAAATACTGCAGAGTTTGTCATAATATCAGCGATACTGATGTCTGTCCGATCTGTTCTGATTCCCGGCGCGATGCTTCTACCATCTGTGTCGTCGAGAATGTGCAGGATGTGCTGGCGATAGAAAACACGCAGCAGTTTCACGGACTCTATCATGTCTTGGGCGGCATCATTTCGCCGATGGATGGTATCGGTCCTTCGGATATAGAGATAGAATCGCTGGTTCAGCGTGTGGCTGAAGGTGGGGTGAAGGAGGTGATTTTTGCTCTCAGCAGTACGATGGAGGGTGATACTACCAACTTCTATATCTCCCGTAAACTTGCTGATTATCCTGTTAAACTCTCTGTTATCGCCCGTGGTATCTCGGTGGGTGATGAATTGGAGTATACAGATGAGGTTACCCTCGGACGGAGTATCCTGAACAGAACTCCATTTGGACAATAA